The Bacteroidia bacterium genome includes the window TAGTATAAGTTTCTTTAACTTCGTAACGTTCAAAATTATAGACTACGATTCCAAACGCAGTACCTATAAGACATAGCTGGTTGTATTGTGCAAAACAAGTAATTTGTTTATTTGTGAAGTTACTTCTTTGAATGTCTAGTATGCGGTATTTTACCTCTTCTCCGTCAATAATATCTACGTACCCTTCTTTGCTACCTACTAAAACTCCGATATCTTCCTGAATGCCCATTGCTGAATATTCTACACTACTTAATCCTTCTACCCGAGTAAGCATTTTTCCTCTCTGTGTGCCAGGATGATAAACATAAATACCACGTGTAGTACGCATGTACACCCTATCTTTGTAAGACTCTATTTGATACGCAAAACGCGGTGTAGCATAATTATGCCATTTATATGGAGTTGTAGGCGCTTGGCTGAACACACACACAAGTGCAGATGAAAAAAACAATAAAATCCAAAATCGTATTCCCATTGCTTTACAAAAGTACTAATTTTTCAAAGAATGTCTAAAAAAGGATAAAAAGGAAATAGAACTACTACAGAATAGTAGTTTATTTTATGCAATGACAATTTGATTACATTAAATACAAAGTTGTAAAAAACTAACTTTAAGTTTAAGTAAAAATTTGCAATTTTGTAAAACGTTTGTAATTTTGTACATCATATTTTCCCACTATGAAAAGAATATTTTCTTTTGTTGCTATTGCGAGCATAAGTGGAATTTGGGTAGCGGCACAAACTCCTACCCCCAAACAAGCTATGGCTGCCTATGAGCAGGCAGATTATGAGGATTGTGTTCAAATGGTGAGTAAAGTTTTAAAAAAAGCAGGTGGAAGCGAAAGAGTAAAGCTTTTGCTATATCGTGCTGATTCTTACTACCAGCTTTCGAAAGATCCAAAAATGGCTGAAAAATATCCTAATGCTATTGAATTAGCTACAAAAGATGCTATGACCGCTGTACGGTCTGCTTCACCCAAAGATAAAAACATCAAAAAGTTTCATCCTTTTTTAGATACTATCAGTCGTATTACCATTCGTAAGGGTATGGAATTTTATGAGCAGAAAAAATATGCAGAAGCTAAGCCTATTTTTTTACAAGCAGGCAAAATTGACCCAAATGGAATGGGATACTACTATGCAGGAAAATGTGCGCTTTATAACAACGAAAAAGATTATGTTAATAGCTTCATACCTATTGCAGAGGCACATTATGCTGACTTCAAGAGTAAAAAACCCAAACTCAAAGATAAGTATAACTCCGAAGTTTTTGTAGAGCTTATTCGGTACTATGCACAAGTAAATAACTACTTAAAAGCCCAAGAATTACTTACACAAGCTATCGAAATGTTTCCTAATGATAGTAAAGTCCGAGAACTTAAAATGACCCCAATTATGCAGATTACTAGAAAAAAAGACCCTAAAACTAAAAAACTCAAATTTTTCTACGAACCCTACACCCCAGAACAAATTACTTTTGCCGATTCGCTACTTAACGCACATAAGTCTGTTATTGATATTTTAGCAACAGAAATAAATAAAAAAAGACCTGCACCTGCTACTATAAGTCCAGAACTTTCCCGCAGTGCTGTTTTACATGCATGGGACATGCGTACTATCAACTACTTTTCTGATGCAGGAGTGAACAAATCTGATCCAACTAAACGAGCTAAACAAGCAGGTTATGAAGGTAAGTGTGTAGGGTGCATTTATATTGGTACAAAAGACCCTAATGAAGTCCTTAAAGCATGGATGGCACAAGAAGTTACACAAATGAATCTTACTAAACCTGATGCTAAGCAAATGGGCATAGGAGTTGTTCCCGTAGCAGAACATAACCGAATCCCTGAACAAAAAAATGAAGGGTTTTTCTGGGTAGTTATACTAGGCAATAAATAAACCTATTTAGGCACCCAAAAACCGTAATAAAATTTTTTTCGTAATTGATTTCAAACGGTTTTATCTATGAGTACTACAACGGCTTCTGCTTCCTTGAAAACTGAAAAATCCATTCTTTGGAAGCAAGTATGGGCTTTGGCTGCTTTACAAGCAGTAAATAATTTTGGTTTTGCAGCCTATTATCATTACCAGCCGAAATTGCTAGAGCGTTTCAATTATGTAGATTTTGCCATGATGCTCATTATTTTGCAAGGGATTATTGGGATTGTTCTTAATCCCATTATGGGTGTCTTAGGGGATAGAATTCGTCAAACTACTAATAAAAGTTTTGTTTTAGTCAGTATTGGTACAAATGCCGCAGGAATGGTATTCATGGCAGTGGCTGCGGTAATGACACAAAAAACAAAAGAAGGATTCTTTCATGAAATATTCCCAATTGCAGTTACTCTGTGGCTAATTACTATGGCTATTTTTAACAGCCCTGCTGTATCTTTACTCAAATCCTTTGCGCCAAATAATGAAGACTTACCTAAAGCAACCGCAGTGATGACTTTAGTTGGAGGTATTTTTGCGGCTTTGCATCCTTTTCTGTTCATGATTACTGATATACTTGGCTTACCTATTACTTTCGCTTTGGGTGGGTTGCTACTAATGACTGCATCCAATGTACTTCGCAAACTTAATCGCCAAGTGCCGCTTTTGACAGAAGAAGACAAAATTCAAACCCCTAAGCTGACCTTAAAGCTTGTAATCATATTTAGCATTGGAGTAGTCAATGGGTTTGTATTCAACTTTTTGCTTGATATTGTACCTGCTATCTCTGTCAAAACATTAAATTTAGCCATGTATCAAGATGAATATGTAAAATCAGCTATTGTATTTGTATCTGCGATTGTAGCGTGGTTTGCGGGTGATTGGATTAAAAAAATGGGAGCTATAAGGATGACAATAGCTGGTATTATTACTCTGTTCGTTACGTTAGGTTTGGGTATTAGTATACCTGTGGCTATAATTACCATTTTAGTT containing:
- a CDS encoding CAP domain-containing protein — encoded protein: MKRIFSFVAIASISGIWVAAQTPTPKQAMAAYEQADYEDCVQMVSKVLKKAGGSERVKLLLYRADSYYQLSKDPKMAEKYPNAIELATKDAMTAVRSASPKDKNIKKFHPFLDTISRITIRKGMEFYEQKKYAEAKPIFLQAGKIDPNGMGYYYAGKCALYNNEKDYVNSFIPIAEAHYADFKSKKPKLKDKYNSEVFVELIRYYAQVNNYLKAQELLTQAIEMFPNDSKVRELKMTPIMQITRKKDPKTKKLKFFYEPYTPEQITFADSLLNAHKSVIDILATEINKKRPAPATISPELSRSAVLHAWDMRTINYFSDAGVNKSDPTKRAKQAGYEGKCVGCIYIGTKDPNEVLKAWMAQEVTQMNLTKPDAKQMGIGVVPVAEHNRIPEQKNEGFFWVVILGNK
- a CDS encoding MFS transporter, with translation MSTTTASASLKTEKSILWKQVWALAALQAVNNFGFAAYYHYQPKLLERFNYVDFAMMLIILQGIIGIVLNPIMGVLGDRIRQTTNKSFVLVSIGTNAAGMVFMAVAAVMTQKTKEGFFHEIFPIAVTLWLITMAIFNSPAVSLLKSFAPNNEDLPKATAVMTLVGGIFAALHPFLFMITDILGLPITFALGGLLLMTASNVLRKLNRQVPLLTEEDKIQTPKLTLKLVIIFSIGVVNGFVFNFLLDIVPAISVKTLNLAMYQDEYVKSAIVFVSAIVAWFAGDWIKKMGAIRMTIAGIITLFVTLGLGISIPVAIITILVIIMAGVIRSILSISMLSYSMSIIHKVNAGKATGAFFCGVSAALAISQAVLLKFKAQGANEVLLWLQSIGLM